One genomic window of Arachis stenosperma cultivar V10309 chromosome 10, arast.V10309.gnm1.PFL2, whole genome shotgun sequence includes the following:
- the LOC130957915 gene encoding uncharacterized protein LOC130957915 produces the protein MKPHKSTSTPQFPNNVADITCMDQPIVAEKACKTVRLIGFLIQNGVSKSNINMQDFMRRGKSIGKALNNAVARHHEALTCRGDAATEFVSPLDYQFSCSGSPPRPSYYAARRRLSPIATAHGERHSPQAHKFARMCRGGEGDALVRHYYPVRRRVKIAAAGSPSAASSLAAAEEEKEEFRVDEAAEEFIERFYRDLRLQKWLDHCC, from the coding sequence ATGAAACCACACAAATCCACATCAACACCACAATTTCCTAATAACGTGGCTGATATCACGTGCATGGACCAACCAATTGTGGCGGAGAAGGCTTGCAAAACGGTGCGTTTAATAGGCTTCCTTATCCAAAACGGAGTCTCCAAGAGTAACATCAACATGCAAGATTTTATGAGAAGGGGGAAGAGTATAGGGAAGGCGCTTAACAACGCCGTGGCACGTCACCACGAGGCACTCACGTGTCGTGGTGACGCGGCCACGGAGTTTGTTTCTCCTTTGGATTACCAGTTCAGCTGCAGCGGTAGTCCGCCGCGGCCGTCTTATTATGCGGCCAGGCGAAGGCTCTCCCCGATCGCTACGGCACATGGAGAGAGGCATTCTCCGCAGGCTCATAAGTTTGCGAGGATGTGTCGTGGCGGCGAGGGCGACGCGCTGGTCAGGCATTACTATCCGGTGAGGAGGCGCGTGAAGATTGCAGCTGCGGGATCGCCGTCCGCGGCTTCTTCTTTGGCAGCGgcggaggaggagaaggaggagttCCGGGTGGATGAGGCGGCGGAGGAGTTCATCGAGAGGTTTTATAGGGATCTGAGGTTGCAGAAATGGTTGGATCATTGTTGCTAG